Sequence from the Cervus elaphus chromosome 19, mCerEla1.1, whole genome shotgun sequence genome:
TCAGACTAATCAAGACCAATTCATGAAAGgtatatttttttcagagaacATGATTTATCAAGAACTTTAAAATTGGCTTTTGAAAAGTGCTGTTATAAGAAAAATCTCACTATAGCCATTTTTAATTCCTAACTaatgattcatattttaaataatcctCAATACAAATCTGAGGCAAGCTTATAACTGCCTTTTAGAATTAATTTGAATAGGATTTGAACTATGTATGCTCCATAAAGCAGGCAATGAGAGTTTAATAATTATTAACTATTAAGAAAAGGGCAATGGAGACTTATATTTTAGTTGTCCCTTAAATATTAGCACCACCAAACTTAAGTGCAAAATTTCTATCACAAATGATTGCATCTGAGTCAAGCACGCAGTCCCCATATCATAGTCAATAACTATTTTCTGAACATCTCCAGGTactgtgattttcttcttttcctctataCTATCTCATCACAGGATCCAAATAGTTTTTCTCAGTTTAGATAATTGTGGGAAGGCTCGTGCCAATTGTCTTAAAATGTAAGTGTTAATCAGGTAGAATTCAAGACTGTCCCTACACAAGTATCAAGTGTCCCTCCTGGCTTGGAGAGAAAAACATGGCGTTAGAGGCAGCCCCTGGAATCTGTATAGAATGCTGCATGGCTCTGGGAGTGTGAAGTGAATGTCTGATCTTTAggtggagaggggagaagaaaTGCTGAGGATCCACTGGCAGGGAGTTGGTACCAGATAATTGTCACAAGTGCTGTTTGAGCATTTGCAACATGGAAAGAAAACCTGTCCCAGCCTCACTGCCACAGGCCAATCCTCTCCCCCCACTACCTTCCCCAAGTGAGGCCCACTCAATCCATAGCACAGTGCTACTGCACCAAGGAGGGTCACAGCAAGCAGGACCTGCATCTCCAAGACTGTTCCTGTTCCCTGTTGGACCCCTACTGAGGGTTTTAGGGGCACATGAgagatgatccctgggttgggaagatcccttggaggaggaaatggcaactcactctggtattcttgccaggaaaatcccatggacagaagagcctggcagtctgtggtccatagggtcacaaagagtcggatgtgactgagcaactaagcatgcacatacgAAAGATGCCCTTATGTACTACGGGCATTAAGGAGGTCCCCCCCtcaggcagaggagaaaaacacaaaatgggTTCTTAGAATGGCCTGGGGGTGAGTATCTCTTTGAGCTGTCAATTCCCTTCATCTTTCAGCTCTAGTTGTACCTAGTGTGGTTTCATACAACTGCCAAGATCCCAGGACTGAGGCAGGCTGTTGAATGGTGCCAAACCACAAGAGCTACAGCAAGAGCTGTAGGAAAGGGGATAGTGTGCCTCCAGTGTCAGCATTTGGGCCTTGTTGACATGGAAGGTGAAGTACACTGGGGCCATTGTACTGTGGATGAAGCTTCTTGGACCAAAAGGTTAAACTTTTGATGAATGTGGGAAGCATTCAGCAAAAAATTGAATTCAACCAGTGGTTAATATATATTCACTCTTTGCAAGGCATTGCGGAAGGGTTTTTTAAGGGAATTGGAGATGAGCAGGATGTAATCTCCACCTTTAAGAGGTTAGGTCATTCAAAGAGTAGGGAAAACAGATCCATAGATATTGATACAGTGATAAAATGCCACTGACTGTTATTGACATGTAACAAACACCCTGGGCTGGGTCCACTGGTGAGAAGGATTCCGGCTCTTGGGGTCATCCAacacccatccattcatcattTCACAAACCAGTATTTGATTATCTCATTTTAGACCTGTTAAGCTTAAGACTGATGTGACATACTTAAGACTTTCCAGTTTGGAGCTCAGAATCTAgattagaaatataaatcaaatattaaaGGCAATGAATGAGATCACCAAGGAGCAAACGTGGTGAGAAAAGAATGCCCAGAAGGATATATGTGTGGGTAGGCAGAGGTGGTAGGCAgcaaaggaggaggaggcagtgaAGGAGATGTTGCATTAATTGCTGGTGCTCTACTAACAGAAACTGTATCTCTAGAGGTGTGAAACACAGCAGGTCCTTTTATGGCAATGATGCTTATAAGATAGGGCAGGAAGACCAGCTCACCAAGCCAGAGGAGCTTTCTGTAGCCTGTAATGATCATGAGAATGACATCTGTCCACCCAGGCCATGAGGTGCCATGCTCAGCATTTCGTACATGTTACTGCTCTGTGATCAGTCCTCACTGCACCCTTCCAGACAGGAATTACCATGGGGCACAGAGAAGTTGAGTCACTTGCCCAGATTGTGTGGCCAGCAGGAACTAAGTCAGGATTCCACCCCCACCTCTCTAGCAGCCCAAGCCTTGCATGAACTCTTACTGGCTTCAGAACACGTAGCCTGTGGTGTGTCTGAATTCATGGGGCACGGCATGTACAGGGTCTGTGAGGAAATCTCCCTACAGAAAGGGCAACTAAACAAGTCAAGCCTGGCACTATGTTGGTATGCTTCAACTGTGTTAGGCATTAAGCAATCAGTTCTCCTTTCATGATTTCAGTAACACTTCTCTCTTTGGGTTTCTTTTGCTCCCACCATCTCCTAGGTTCTCTTGTACTcgtttcagttttcttttgccACAACTAATAATACATGCCTTACTCTCTGGTTCTCTCTCCTACATTTGCTTCTCCTTCTGCTCTTTCTTGgccttttctcctttctaaatCTAACATGCAAATTGTAATTTCTCTCATCTTTCAAGTTTACCATCTTGATGCTACAGGTCTCTCTTTTCAAGCACTTCCCTAAATTTTCTAGTGCTCTGTGAAGCAAATTTCTGATGGTGAGATTAAAAGTCATTTATAAATCTAATTTTAGTTGACTCGGTTCACAAGCAGCTACTGTGGACACCGAGGGCAAGGTGACACTGTCCTCATCCTTTGTGATGGTCAAGTCGGCTTTGCTATCAGTTAATTTTATCTCCAactaatttcaaaaattttatgtaCTCCCTCCAGATAAAACAGAGTACTTTGTTCTATACCATCAAGTCTACcatcctcttcctctcctcctggaGTGGGACAGGGTGCCAGCTTGCTGTAAGAAATCCTCTCAGATGTACAAAGCTGCCTTCCCTGTGCATGTGTGGGCAGCTGGGAGGCATTCTGGACCACTTTGCtcatccaaacatcttatccacaccctctccctgcctcccacctaaAGCTCCACATCCTTTCACCAATCTCTTGACTTACTTTTGAatcatttctctctctgtctgggTTGTCTATCTTCATATAGGTCGATGTGAATATGtgattttcacatatatttatcAATGTTTCAGTCAGTTTGTATAGGACAGAGTCCTATGTGTGCAAGCATGTGGAATACACGTGTGATACCTGCACCTATGTGGGCCTAGTTCCAAATGACCTGATGGGAATATAATGGCAATTAAAAATTTGTACATAAATCTGACATACACAGATGATACCTAGGGGGGAAATATCTGCGGGTTTATCATCAGGATTTTATTTCACATAGGTAAAACGAGTGATTTGCACTGTACTAACAATAAATTAGCTTATTTATGCGTCACTGTCAGCGACTCCCTTACAAGTCAAAATTCCTGAATATTTCTGTCTGTGATAGGACATGCCATGAGGTCTGAGTAGATAATAGCAATACTGGGTCTGAGTAGATAATAGCAGTACTGAGCCACACTCTCTATAcgtaatatataaaacaaaataattgcaTGGCTCCATATGCTAGGAGCTAAAGAAAGCGATTACAAAACCTCTTTAAAAATCTAGCTAGAAATAACaagtacaatgttgtgtttacaATTTGAAATTGATTCCATAATCTACTTGCAAGTCATTACCTGCCATTCCTTTTACAATAACAAATCCAAAGCTTTTACTTTACTGAAGTAaagggttaattttttttctgtcatgtcatatattcttaaatatatattgcaCAATTACAAAATCGTTCAAAATATCACCACTGTTAAATGACAATAATTGTTCTATAAGGAGGATGCTAGAACAACATCTGGGGAATAAGAAACCAAACCCCAAAACGATTTTATACTTTAATCCCTTCAGTGGAAATTTATATTCTGATTTTGTCTACTATGTGTATTAAGTATTCTGAATGGGGAAAACACCTCAAAGAGGACAGTCACGCGGATCCTGGCTCATAGTTGATGATCTGAGTAgtgaagtgaattcgctcagtcgtatccgactccgcgaccccatggactgactgcagcctacaggctactccgtccatgggattttccaagcaagaatacaggagtgggttgccatttccttttcaggagatcttcccaacccagagattgaactcaggtctcccgccttgtaggcagacgctttaccatcagccaccagggaagtccgatgATCTGAGTCAATGATCTCAATTAACTAAAGAGGTGTGGAGAAGCACTTCCTGGAGCTGCCTTGCACCGACAGGAATAGACAGGCGGGACGCATCACCTTCACCTACACGCTGGGGTGGTGGCTACCGGGTAGGCCAGGCTGGGCTTCGGAGTGACGCCAAGAAGTGCAGGAAACGCAGCACACTGCGCGCTGGCCGCGCCGCTGACAGGGGCCGGGGCTGCCGCGCCCCCGCCCTCCGCCGGGAGCCCCTGATTGGGTCCCCCAGCTATCCGCCGGCTCCAGCCCGCTTCCCGCTGGGGTAGCGAGCCCAGCCGAGAGCCaactccccagcccctgcctaAGATTTAAAGCGAGTAAGTTTTGTTCCAGAGATCAATGACTTTAGATCCCATGCCGGAGGAGTGCCGACCTGCGATTTGGGAGTTTAAGGAGTTGGTCTTGGTGAGTTTTGCTTtaagttttctttgaaatgaagCTGGGCTTGAAAGTAAACTCTTTGGAGGGCGGAGTGAGTCTCTCCCCCCGGCCCATTGTATTCCTGAAACGAACCGCTGTCGCAAAGCTCTTTGCAGTAAAATTGAGTTTCCTTCTTTTGTCACCGAGGCCCCCTGAAGctcggggggagggggcgggcgtAAGTAGTGTGACAAGATCTCTTTTAAAGTCTAGCTTGCCCTTAGAACTCTCgctctgaaaaggaaaataaggtgCTCAGAGAACTGCAACTCAATCAATCAAAACTTATCTCCCGTAGATGAGTAAACCGTTGCGTGTTCTGAACAAATGGATCACTTGTCCAACAAATTCTGTCTCCTAATGCAAAGTATATGGAGATCATATACTCAACATATAAACAACAATTCCAGTTCTTTCATATAGAATTAATATGTGTGATCGATCgtagtctttttaaaatgctccGTATCCCACCGCATCCTAACTGGGGCCCAGGCCCCCTGTAGGTGGAAATGTAGTCTTCTCTTCCGGATCACTAAATGGGGAAAGTTCCAGCCCGCTCGGCGGGGATAAATCGCACCTCCTCATCTGGTTTGTTCTTTGTGAGGGGAGACGGGTTCCCTTGGTCCGCAGCGAGGGCTCCTGGCCGGCCTGGcctccgccccgcccctgcccggCCGGGCCGCCTCGCCGCGCCTCCCAGCCGGAGCGGCTCCCGGGCTGCGGGAAAGGAGTCTGTTCTGCTTCCTCTGGACCAGGCGAGGTCGCCAGGGCTGAGAGGGGAGGAGAGTCGCTCGCAGGGCGGCTCCAGGACTTCAGATTGGAATGATCTCTGGGGCCGGGGAAGCGAGGCTGTAGCTGACCCCGGGCTCGGCGCCGGCTCGCGGCCCTGGTCCGGAGCGCGCGCAGCCGGGCGTCGGGAAGCTGGGGCCGCCCTATCCGCCGCGGGGCAGGGCTGCCCGCCGCCCGAGAGTGCGGCGGAGAAAGAGGCACGTTCCCTCCCCGGGCGCCTTTGTTCATTCGGGCCTGCGGGCGGGCGTTTGGCGACCGCGATCCTGGGCCGAGCCGCCGTCCAGATGCAGCAGGTAGGCTGGGGGGCCCGGAGCTCCGCGGCTGGGGGGGGAGGGTGAAGTTCCCCGGAGCCGGTCCCCATTCCTACGAGCTC
This genomic interval carries:
- the B3GNT5 gene encoding lactosylceramide 1,3-N-acetyl-beta-D-glucosaminyltransferase isoform X2; its protein translation is MGKVPARSAGINRTSSSGLFFVRGDGFPWSAARAPGRPGLRPAPARPGRLAAPPSRSGSRAAGKESVLLPLDQARSPGLRGEESRSQGGSRTSDWNDLWGRGSEAVADPGLGAGSRPWSGARAAGRREAGAALSAAGQGCPPPESAAEKEARSLPGRLCSFGPAGGRLATAILGRAAVQMQQIPGCTGTFFFYSVSGSTLETSLKPSQHPACGLPHSCT